From Aricia agestis chromosome 1, ilAriAges1.1, whole genome shotgun sequence:
tttaaacgagcaattcttgtatatacatatatataaatatataattggaatctcggaatcggcttcaacgattttcatgaaatttagtatatagggggtttcgggagcTCTAGTAATctaattgatctagctaggaatcatttttataaaatgtcattttattcgtgttttatcgaataccgagcaaagctcggtcaaatagctagttatgatAATATGACGTCATATCAAACAAGAACACACCTACCGTCCTCAACTTACCAATGTACTACAACCATCTACAACGGTTATGAGAACGTGTCGAGGCGGGTCATATAACATGTCACTCATACCGACACTCGACACCGAGACAAAACGGGGCCACGTGCCGCGTGAGGATCTGTTTTACGCATATCTCTTAAGATAGTCTACCGACTGGCTTACTTAATGTGGTACAAAAAAACATTGGTTTAAACAAATGGACCAATACGTCTCCTGGCAACCTGCAGAATCATAATCTGCCAGCTTTTGCGAGTTCAACCCCATTCACAGAATGCGGTCCTCATGTTTTGCATACTCAACTCTACCAACGTTCAACGCCCGCTCTAACAGCCTAAAGACGCGTATATTTTACTGATTGTATGGATAGCCGGTAATTCTTTAAATCTCAAATTAGTGTCATAAGTTGCTATGGAAATAAGGGAAAAAGCCCTTTGTATGTCCAATAAAGACATACATACATTGTCTCGTGTGTATGTACACAATGGTACAGACGTCAGAATCACGAGAGTCGCAGGTGAGCGTGGACGTTGTGTATGTTGTGTGCGTGCATTGCCGAGCCAGTGTCAACCGCGGAAATAGCAGTTCCTACACccttgttattattaataattaatctatcGTTCTTTTACTCGCCAACGAATATTTAGCTACTTACCTCATTTCTACAGGTACGCGAAAAAGCGCGATATTTTCCGTGTGAAtgaaacacacaaacacactcTATTATAGTTCAATGGCAGAATTTCTACGTGATGATTGACCGGTAGTAGCTAATGTTCTTTGCAAGATACatacaccggcaaaattagaggaacataacaaaattttaattattttttttaaattgttcactgtcttttatgtatttatttactaattgattattaaaaaataaattttatataaatttaggacataaaaacgtgaaaaatagaaaaaaatcagcaaaattaagaaaatctttgaaatttcagtagtaagtttttaagttaaattctccatttttattaaaggaatgccatgttaaaagcgtgtaatgccttctatggatctcaagagggcctggatacgtcattccatgcttgcattttgatTGTCAATTATTTCCTGTGgaatattctcctactcctccagtagcgccagctcgagctcctggacacattttggaccggagttttaactcgtaccgttcacccatttaTGTGCCACAGGTCTTCAATcagatccacatccgtagaccgcgctggcctctccacctgggctacgccagcatcgtttaggtaataatgcccgatttttttACTCTATGAACGCGCATAAAATTGAAGttgctacctaaaactgtgtaagaggcacaccatgcagttccaggatgtctgtgctatagccctgtactgtcaaaccatcatcaataataatcatcagctccGTGCGGGTTCCAAATCATAATATgccactccaaaccattacgaagcctatATCATAGGCCACTATTTCcgttaagtttgatggcctaTAGCGTTCCTTacgatttatccacattctttatcgcctgtcaaccaaatgtacacagaatttgctcccatcactgtacagcacaagatttcactcacttgtctaattttgatgttcacgcgcaaatcttagccttgCTCTTCGGTgttctgtctcaagttttggtgcccttacaggcacttttgagtttaatttaactactttaagtcttcttcttactgtacaatcacttacatgTACATCTCAGACCtattccgacaggtttcgtgtctgcatagcagtttgaggtcgatttcttaaggtttgtttccttacaaaatggtcatcctgaaccattgtcacccgatatctcccttgttctcgtctccgaacgtaagatccagtctctctgtagcgttgaaagttacgatggaccatggaagccgacacacctaaggcctgactgaccgaacggtaggtgtgacctttttTATCGTgattacagctctagctgtcgcagatgctgggaaatcactaattgtgtatctaagcaatgtgttcttccaaaaaccaaacaatcaaatgagctgagcataccttgcaccccgctaaaacgccattcttatcatgaacacttacaacgtcagtcatcgaaaaacacttattagggcataattgctataaaaacctgtcaacttgccagttttgttcaatattttatttcttaaatgagcttagaaactataaaaaaggatttcactcagcccgacccacttgagttcaagttgtggccctttttacctatgttcctctaattttgccagtgtgtgtagtaCAAACGAGCTCGTTCAAGAAACGTTATGTAGATTGTAGTTCCACGGTTCCACCGTTCCCACTCCATGATGAACCTAGTACCTACATGGTAATCATAACTGTGACCCGCAACAAAAACGCACATGCACCTGTTTAcacgtctgtctgtttgttaccgcGGGActgagggagggggggggggggggggggggagggacCGTGACATCTCCGGTCGTTGAACCCGATGTTCACGGCGACCCACTAACCGCTGCATTATCATATCGCGTTCACGTCTGAGGCGTCTAAACTTGCTAGGATTTTTTTCTTTACAAAGTAATGATAACCCACCAAAagcataaatgtaaaaaaggagagccaagttcaatacaaacattatgcttgtctaaggacttcgccgtaaaaataatggagatctaaatgagtgccaagttctatggaaaatcGAAATAATATaggaaccaaataacattatgaacaaataataaggaccctgagccatgtaaggccatgttcctttgaaggccaactGTTAAAGATTCGTAGTTATCGTCATGTTAGCACATATTCTTTCTATTACACACTTAGATCCATCAAACTTATGGCCATAAACGGGGCGGCAACTCGATCGCGCCGCAATTGTggcagtgagatctcactgtttgtagactttggttgtcgaggttacaattgtaatttccgcaccctgaaaaactttattttttagctACATAACCTATATCTATCTCAAATTTAATTACAGAGCATTGTCGTATaggtatatatgtatagtactaataaaagaaaatctactaATGCCttgatttaagttaaaatattggtaatgttcctaggaaggccggtggttccttataaggcccaaccaaagatttgatagttggccttgctagggaacatgaactttacaaggaacatctaaaaatcattaacatataaacagttagtattagttataaaatatgcgtaccgtaagaattaaaataatactgttttttataacatctttacttattaagattattaaacttatacacgcatattgaacattttggccttattaagaacgggcccataagaaggccatttcagatttaaaaaaaattgattgcaTTATAAAACGCATTGGTAATTAGTTATAAGATGTCAATGTGATACTcattaatactattttttaagaatttccATTAATGTACTCTTAGTTAAAAGATGATGTTCAAGCAATgtttgttatagtttttttaaatgatacaAATATGTTGAACATTTAATGTGTTgcttaattgaaagaaattataatgtcgttttagtaaaagcaaataaataaatacttgtaactctattttcaagttaaacgactgatgtataatattggccttgtttggagctgtgttccttgcaaggccatttggaagagctttacaaaacttaagtttattaaatggctattgaagctaggttaaaaagagatttataacATGATACCTTATTAAACAGagcattacttgataatttgttttcttaatttatttagttaataaacttataacaatcattttcccgttagagtggccttacatggctcagggtccttaaaatctatttctttgctttattgaATAACTGTAACAATTTCTgttgtttaaataatatgagaTCATAAAGTAGATTAGATTTAACTTGCCCAGTTTTTAtcagaattaaaatgttcaattaCTTTATAAAATGACTGATGTAACTAATGGAAACTGGCCAAGTTAAATCTAATCTAATTTAAGATCTCACATTATTTAGTACCTACTTTACCGAGTGGggtaaaatatcataatattaatatcgtgTCTGGCTCAACGCGCGACACAACTGCTGCATTTGAGCTGTGGCCTGTGGCTTGTGGTCGGGAGTGCGAGTAGAGCGCGGCGCGGGCATACCGCGCGTCCCTCCCGTTCGCCGCGCGACCCGTTCGATACCTAGACGCTTTTGTAGGGTGCACAGTCTTTTTTTAGACGACGGATAATATttagtataatttattaatttactttttagttCTTTGCCCTTTATGTTGTTATTGTATTTAAGGGAAATGGTAATCtagaaaattttattaatttatctgGATCATAAAACAtgcaagaataatattatgcatggcAATACCTCGATGGTAGGGATCGCAgaaacaatagattttcaattggtatgcgacagccgggtgccgcttgggaattgatgggttaaacttAAAAGCAAGGGGAAATGCCCCGTTTTAGTCTTAAGTAATTAGTTAGTAAGAGGACACACGGGACACACTTGAAAGAAAACAATTTCcgaaaatgtatataataatatatattatactagcgacccgccccggcgtcgcacgggtataaaatatatagccgatgaaaaaaatgattaaatcgatagcctactatgatccttcacatggtctacttcttatcggtgccaaataacataaaaatttcccTCATTATTTCCACactcttctattagtcttagcgttataaactatagcctataaccttcctcaataaatgggctaacactgaaagaatttttcaaatcgggccagtagttcctaagattagcgcgttcaagttagccctttcaaatcattttccccgttttttccacattttcctccatttcttcgctccaattagtcttaacgtgataaaatatagcctatatccttcctcgataaatgggctatctaacatctaaagaatcatcaaaatccgttatgTAGTttcaaagattaaagggaacaaagggacatgagggaaaaaagcgactttgttttataatattatgtgtagattgtgagttgtgacttaaaaataaaaatatgtaggtatgtgcaataatttgttatttttctgGGCTGTGAGCTGTGGCCGTGCCATTTAAAAAGGCCCAAAGAGCTTGAGCATTGTTTTCGTTAATTTTGTGAAGCATGTCCTACGTTCCTAGCTAACGTGGTGAGCCTACAGTACAACCGCGCGGCCATTTTGCCGCATGCGAAGCGAGCCGAACGCGTCCCCCCGCGCGTCAGTCGCCCGGCGCCCACCGTTCGCGCGTATTGTGTTCGCGCCGTTTATTCGCGCGCTTCGAGTGCCATAATGGCGGAAACAGCAAGTCACTTCTTTGAATATGATCCGGAGAAGTTGATAGAAGCGGTGAAGAAACGCCCGGGCCTTTGGGACCCGGACCACAAGGATTACAGACCATTGAAAGTCCGCGTCAAACTGTGGCAAGATATCATTACTGAACTGATTGGCGACGCGCAACTGACGAAGAGCGAGATTCGAGAACTAGGTGAGGTGGCCAGTGGCGTTCATTTAGTAACAGCGATGTAGGGTCAGCAACAtcgaagataataatattatagtaaaacgGGAAGTTGCGGATTGCGACTAACGACTATACGCGCCGAAACTCCACAGTTGCGATAATGTCGCGTCAATCACTCCGGGTAATTAGGACTCGACCACGACTCGACGCTCTTTCAATAGAGTCGAAAATCGGATAACGGAtttcaaatgtcaatgtcattaCTTGCCATTAATTGTCATATTGTTTGTCTTTGTAGTACACACAGCGCGGAGGTTTCGCGCGACTTATATTTTACGATCGCTAGTTCCGCAATGATAATTTCTATCACTCACAATTTACAGACGACGGTTTTGTTGTCGGTGCTGGTGCATTTATTACAGCATATTAAACTGTCTCCAGTAATCTAGaggacgtccgcaactccgttgcgcagaaataagtttgtcgcgcgggaaccgtacattttccgagaaaaaagtatcctatttcctttctcgggactcaaactgtctccataccaaatcatcaaaatcgctttaagcgtgaagaggttacagggtacagacagatagacatacagattacagacacacttttgcatttataatattagtacggatgtaCTTCCTAAACATGTATATTTTAACGATTTCGTGTGATAtagttatgtataatatttgcaaaattttattgtttcagaACTGCATATTCAGAAGAAATGGAAGGGTTACAGAGATTCATACATAAAATACGCCGCCAACCCGGAGAAATGGAAACATCCGTACGCGCATTCCGAACGATTGCGATTCTTGGCGAAGTGCGTTCAGCACAGAGGTGGCAAAGTACCCAATGGAACCGGCGGAAACTCGAGCGAATCTGACGAGGACAAAAAACCCAAAGTAGGTTTTCGAGCGAAGGCAAAAATAAAACTGTACAGGGAATCTGACAACGACGACGACGGAATGGACACTAGCGGGTGCGTAGCTAGCGACCACGTCGAAACAGTAGATGCGCAGCCTATGGCGAACATCAATCCGTACGGGGAAGAGTCCTTCGCGTTCGCCAACGTCGAGTCGCAGCCGATGAGGTACGAACCCGACGACCCTGAGAAGATGTTCCTGCTGTCACTTCTGCCACATTTGAAGAACGTTCCCGAGAGAAGTCGGTTAAATGTTAAAATGGACATGATGCAAGTTTTGAAGAATgctcaattataataataattaggttaAAAACACgtaggttataaattataatattatacttttggtGGTTATTTGTAAGGTTTAAGTTCTAGGATATAAATCCAATTAAAACTCAGTctctagttttattattattttatcaaacatATATCACACTTATGAAATAAGTATATCTTCCACCATCAAATATTAAACtgaataatttaaattgttttaaatgccgacaattttacaaaaaaacataatgcTTTCCCTAATTAGTACCATATTTAGTAGTTCAATTAATAGATGCCCAAAGCAGTTCTCTTATGTCTATAActtattgaataaaattttaaagagatactgtataatattatagagattAAAACACTTACCTTAGATCTAAGTACGTCAGAGACTGCAGGCCACCCACGGTCTCCGGTATACTTCTAATTATGTTCTGTGAGACTAATAacttttctaaataaatatatgtGGTCACTTCCTCGGGCAATTCACTAAATCTGTTTTTTGAGAGATCTGAAACAAAGAGAAAAACTGTCTTAacatagattataataatgGTTATTTTCTTAGCGTCGTCAACAAAATTGAATgtaaatcggtcgagccgtttcggAGGTGATATTTTAAAAGCACCATGacaagagaattttatattgcaaaagaAGACAACTCGAGGCATTGTAAGAAAGATTATAGCTTACATAATGCGTAATGCTCAGGAAGCTTTACAAACGCaggatattattatgaaaactaGTTAAGGGTTCGTTGGCACCGGCTCGCCTAAGAGTTTGTTGTGGTGAGATTATATTACGTATATTACTCAAGTTGCAGCTGGGATTTCTTAATGCCTGCTATTAGAGCACACTCGGTTGCCGAGTTTATAAACTTCTCCCGTGTAAACATAAAGTGTAATTAACTATAACATTACAATGTTTACCGATACGTCATGTTCGCCTCGTACCCTGATGGGGAAAtgcatttcattaaatttaCTACTACAAATAACAACGAAGACGTAAGAGAATCTATTTCTGAACATCTATTTAGATTCACAGCTTTTACTTTCGAAGAGGCAAATTAATGGTCGCAACAAAACGCTTTTGAGACGAAAGTTGAAACTTTATAGATACAATAAATCTGATTTATGAACATGTAACTAATGCAAacgtataatttaaaaatagtcaAGGCGAGGATACTCAGCGTCGTACGGTGGAATCCTGCACCACATGTTCCAATGTCAAGAAACTAGTCAGTCCAGATAGTTTAGAAGCTTCTGAGCTATAAATTACACATAGTTTCTCTAATTGCATACATTTTAGAGAATACGCCTTGATTAATGGCGGTAGCTGTTTGACAATATCTCGTCGTAATTGGAAATGTAATATAGAGCAATACAAAAATACCCCTTCCGCAAGATAAAAAGTTTCACCGAGAAATTGCGACGGCCTTAAAACGTTTATCTGTTCATCGCACAAcgaacaaaaatatttgaaagaaaattccagagtaaatgaaacaaaatcgCGTGCTACTGCataattta
This genomic window contains:
- the LOC121725902 gene encoding uncharacterized protein LOC121725902, with amino-acid sequence MAETASHFFEYDPEKLIEAVKKRPGLWDPDHKDYRPLKVRVKLWQDIITELIGDAQLTKSEIRELELHIQKKWKGYRDSYIKYAANPEKWKHPYAHSERLRFLAKCVQHRGGKVPNGTGGNSSESDEDKKPKVGFRAKAKIKLYRESDNDDDGMDTSGCVASDHVETVDAQPMANINPYGEESFAFANVESQPMRYEPDDPEKMFLLSLLPHLKNVPERSRLNVKMDMMQVLKNAQL